Proteins from a single region of Callithrix jacchus isolate 240 chromosome 12, calJac240_pri, whole genome shotgun sequence:
- the MEIOB gene encoding meiosis-specific with OB domain-containing protein isoform X8 — translation MANSFASRTLTALSDLQPNMADLKIIGIVIGKTDVKGFPDRKNIGSERYTFSFTIRDSPAHFINATSWGNEDYIKSLSDGFRVGDCVIIENPLIQRKDIEREEKFSPATPSNCKLLLSENHSTVKVCSSYEVDTKLLSLIHLPVKESRDYYSLGDIVANGHNLNGRIINVLAAVKSLLRRLRRESRLNLGGGGCREPRLHHCTPSWVGEPKYFTTSDRRKGQRCEVRLYDETESSFSMTCWDSESILLAQCWMPRETVIFASDVRISFDKFRNCMTATVISKTIITTNPDTPEANILLNFIRENKETNIVDDEIDSYFKESINYGVSLCCPGWTAVARSQLTAASASRVPVILLLQPPG, via the exons ATGGCAAACTCCTTTGCATCTAGGACCCTCACTGCCCTTTCAGATCTGCAGCCAAACATGGCTGATCTG aaaataatcgGTATAGTTATTGGGAAAACAGATGTCAAAGGATTTCCAGACAGAAAAA ATATTGGATCAGAAAGATACACTTTCAGCTTCACCATTCGGGATTCACCAGCACATTTTATAAATGCAACTTCCTGGGGCAATGAAGATTACATCAAGTCTCTTTCTGACGGCTTTAGGGTTGGCGATTGTG TGATAATTGAAAATCCTCTGATCCAAAGAAAGGatatagaaagagaggaaaaattcAGCCCTGCAACTCCTAG CAACTGTAAACTATTGCTCAGTGAGAATCACTCGACAGTGAAAGTTTGTTCCAGTTATGAAGTGGACACAAAGTTACTTTCTTTGATACATTTACCTGTTAAAGAGTCTCGTGATTATTATTCACTGGGTGACATTGTTGCGAATGGACACAATCTTAATGGGAGGATTATTAACGTGCTTGCAGCTGTGAAGTCG ctactcaggaggctgaggcgggagagtcgcttgaatctgggaggcggaggttgcagggagccgagattacaccattgcactccatcctgg gTTGGAGAGCCAAAATACTTTACAACTTCAGACCGGAGAAAAGGCCAGCGCTGTGAAGTTAGACTCTATGATGAAACAGAATCTTCTTTTTCAATGACATG TTGGGATAGTGAGTCCATTCTACTTGCACAGTGCTGGATGCCACGAGAAACAG TAATATTTGCCTCGGATGTAAGAATAAGTTTTGACAAGTTTCGAAACTGCATGACAGCAACTGTAATCTCAAAAACCATTATTACAACTAACCCAG ATACACCAGAAGCTAACATTCTACTGaattttataagagaaaataaagaaacaaacattgtGGATGATGAAATTGACAGCTATTTCAAAGAATCCATAAATT atggagtctcgctctgttgcccaggctggactgcagtggcgcgatctcagctcactgcagcctctgcctcccgggttccagtgattctcctgcttcagcctcctggatag